In Streptomyces sp. NBC_01439, the following are encoded in one genomic region:
- a CDS encoding IS5 family transposase (programmed frameshift), giving the protein MGRGTWSWIVPDGLWEIAEPLIPPPKVRSQGGGTQDTPDETLFAAIIYVLVSGRAWRALPPCFGISKSTGHRRFLIWSRAGVWGRLHEEILHRLNDAGLLDLSRAVLDSAHVRAKKRGELAGPSPVDRGRPGSKMHVLSDANGLPLVVGLSAANTHDSQALKPMVPGHQTRHDPHRGRHFKPRRLHTDKAYDIPELRKWLRSKRIGVRIARKGIESSERLGRRRWVIERTMSWLTGYRRLNHRYERHPRNYLAFLGLAAALCCYKRLVRLTT; this is encoded by the exons ATGGGGCGGGGTACTTGGAGTTGGATTGTTCCGGACGGGCTGTGGGAGATCGCGGAGCCGCTGATCCCACCGCCGAAGGTGCGGTCTCAGGGCGGTGGCACGCAGGACACGCCTGATGAGACGCTGTTCGCGGCCATCATCTACGTGCTGGTCAGCGGGCGCGCCTGGCGGGCACTGCCACCTTGCTTCGGGATATCGAAGTCGACGG GTCACCGCAGGTTCCTGATCTGGTCGAGGGCCGGAGTGTGGGGCCGGCTGCACGAGGAGATCCTGCACCGGCTCAACGACGCCGGCCTGCTCGATCTTTCACGCGCGGTCCTCGACTCCGCCCACGTCCGGGCCAAAAAAAGGGGCGAACTCGCAGGTCCGAGCCCCGTGGACCGGGGCAGGCCGGGTTCCAAGATGCACGTCCTGTCGGACGCGAACGGACTGCCCCTCGTCGTCGGCCTCTCGGCCGCCAACACCCACGACAGCCAAGCGCTGAAGCCCATGGTGCCCGGCCACCAAACGAGACACGACCCCCACCGCGGCCGCCACTTCAAGCCCCGACGCCTCCATACCGACAAGGCCTACGACATTCCTGAACTGCGGAAATGGCTCCGTAGCAAGCGGATCGGCGTCCGTATCGCCCGCAAGGGCATCGAGTCCTCCGAACGGCTCGGGCGCCGCAGGTGGGTGATCGAACGGACCATGTCCTGGCTGACCGGCTACCGCCGACTCAACCACCGCTACGAGCGCCACCCCCGCAACTACCTGGCCTTCCTCGGCCTCGCTGCAGCCCTCTGCTGCTACAAGCGACTCGTCCGCCTCACCACATAG
- a CDS encoding class II glutamine amidotransferase, giving the protein MCRWLAYSGTPLLLDTILYKPAHSLIDQSLHSKLGVETTNGDGFGVGWYPEGGDGTPALMRDVGPAWNNRNLRELADHVTSPLFFAHIRASTGTAVQQTNCHPFRHGRWMWMHNGSIAGFHAMRRDLTMLVDPALYSGIEGTTDSETMFYLALTFGLEEDPPGAVARMVGLVERVAREHGVENPVQMTVAVTNGTSVWAFRYSSQGASRSLFYSSRVDSLRKLHPEMTFLQEVSDETRLVVSEPLGDLPGAWNEVPESSYGVVHPGADELCAFTPEPA; this is encoded by the coding sequence ATGTGCCGATGGCTGGCCTATTCGGGAACACCCCTGCTGCTTGACACGATCCTCTACAAACCCGCCCATTCGCTGATCGATCAGAGCCTGCATTCCAAACTCGGCGTGGAGACGACGAATGGTGACGGGTTCGGCGTCGGGTGGTATCCGGAGGGCGGTGACGGCACCCCGGCGCTCATGCGCGACGTCGGCCCCGCCTGGAACAACCGGAACCTGCGGGAGCTCGCGGACCACGTCACCTCGCCGTTGTTCTTCGCCCACATCCGGGCGTCGACGGGTACGGCGGTACAGCAGACGAACTGTCACCCCTTCCGGCACGGCCGCTGGATGTGGATGCACAACGGCTCCATCGCCGGCTTCCACGCGATGCGGCGGGATCTCACCATGCTCGTCGATCCCGCGCTGTACTCGGGTATCGAGGGGACGACGGATTCCGAGACGATGTTCTACCTGGCGCTCACCTTCGGCCTGGAGGAGGACCCGCCGGGCGCCGTCGCCAGGATGGTCGGGCTGGTGGAACGCGTAGCCCGCGAGCACGGCGTGGAGAACCCGGTGCAGATGACGGTCGCCGTCACCAACGGCACGAGTGTGTGGGCGTTCCGCTACTCCAGCCAGGGCGCCTCGCGGTCGCTCTTCTACAGCAGCCGGGTGGACTCGCTGCGCAAACTGCACCCCGAAATGACCTTCCTCCAGGAGGTGTCCGACGAAACCCGCCTGGTGGTGTCGGAACCCCTCGGCGACCTGCCGGGTGCCTGGAACGAAGTACCCGAGAGCAGCTACGGCGTCGTACACCCCGGGGCCGATGAGTTGTGTGCCTTCACCCCAGAACCGGCATGA
- a CDS encoding SHOCT domain-containing protein, which yields MKDSMLNLAVDYPLLNMFWTMMMIFLWVLWFFLLFRIIGDIFRDDELSGWGKAGWLIFVILVPFLGVFVYVIARGRGMGERELKHAQRNEEQFRSYVRQSAGAGSAAEELSRLAELKNRGEITEAEFQQAKNKVLTA from the coding sequence ATGAAGGACTCAATGCTGAACCTGGCAGTGGACTACCCGCTGCTGAACATGTTCTGGACCATGATGATGATCTTCCTCTGGGTGCTCTGGTTCTTCCTGCTCTTCCGCATCATCGGCGACATCTTCCGAGACGACGAGCTGAGCGGCTGGGGCAAGGCCGGATGGCTCATCTTCGTGATCCTGGTGCCCTTCCTCGGCGTGTTCGTCTACGTGATCGCCCGTGGACGTGGAATGGGCGAACGCGAATTGAAGCACGCCCAGCGGAACGAGGAGCAGTTCCGCTCCTACGTGCGCCAGAGCGCCGGAGCCGGCAGCGCGGCGGAGGAACTGTCCCGGCTCGCCGAGCTCAAGAACCGCGGCGAGATCACGGAAGCCGAGTTCCAGCAGGCCAAGAACAAAGTCCTCACGGCCTGA
- a CDS encoding DUF2252 domain-containing protein, producing MSQSATTAMRAVPHSTPQERADHGKEARRRSPRSGHAEYRPSPDRRDPLAILEEQSAARVPELVPIRYSRMTESPFRFYRGAAAIMASDLAGSPDSGITAQLCGDAHLLNFRLLASPERRLMFDINDFDETLPGPWEWDVKRLSASLVIAGRANGFDEAERAGIVSSAVRSYREAMRGFAGMGNLDVWYAKIDADRLEALTTGRLGKSGRKKLTGALAKARAHDTLQVFDKLTELVDGRPRIAADPPLLVPLADLLPDAERSTFERQLRRLVERYGLTMATDRRALLEDYRLVDVARKVVGVGSVGTRCWILLLLGRDGQDPLFLQAKEADTSVLAAHIGASRYRNQGERVVSGQRLMQAASDIFLGWERVDGIDGKQRDFYIRQLRDWKGIAMPETMSPAQLETFGEVCGITLARAHARSGDRIAIAAYLGRSESFDRALVTFAEAYADQNERDHQALVDAVHAGRLPAQELPAA from the coding sequence ATGTCCCAGAGTGCGACCACCGCGATGCGCGCGGTCCCCCACAGCACACCCCAGGAACGCGCGGACCACGGCAAGGAGGCCCGGCGCCGCTCGCCGCGGTCCGGGCACGCCGAGTACCGGCCGTCTCCGGACAGACGGGACCCACTGGCGATACTGGAGGAACAGTCTGCGGCCCGGGTACCCGAGCTGGTCCCCATCCGCTACAGCAGGATGACGGAGTCCCCCTTCCGGTTCTACCGGGGAGCCGCCGCGATCATGGCCTCCGACCTGGCCGGCAGCCCGGACTCGGGGATCACGGCCCAACTGTGCGGGGACGCGCATCTGCTGAACTTCCGGCTGCTGGCCTCTCCGGAGCGCCGGCTGATGTTCGACATCAACGACTTCGACGAGACCCTGCCCGGTCCCTGGGAGTGGGACGTCAAACGGCTGTCGGCGAGTCTCGTCATCGCCGGCCGGGCGAACGGATTCGACGAGGCCGAGCGCGCGGGCATCGTGAGCTCTGCCGTGCGCTCGTACCGCGAGGCGATGCGCGGCTTCGCCGGCATGGGCAACCTCGACGTCTGGTACGCGAAGATCGACGCGGACCGCCTCGAGGCCCTGACCACCGGTCGGCTCGGCAAGAGCGGGCGGAAGAAGCTGACCGGTGCCCTGGCGAAGGCTCGCGCGCACGACACCCTGCAGGTCTTCGACAAACTCACGGAACTGGTCGACGGCCGGCCGAGGATCGCGGCGGACCCCCCGCTGCTGGTACCGCTCGCGGACCTGCTGCCGGACGCCGAGCGCAGCACATTCGAGCGCCAGCTCCGCCGGCTGGTCGAACGCTACGGTCTCACGATGGCTACCGACCGGCGGGCGCTCCTGGAGGACTACCGGCTGGTGGACGTGGCCCGCAAGGTGGTCGGCGTCGGCAGCGTCGGAACCCGCTGCTGGATCCTGCTGCTGCTCGGCCGTGACGGCCAGGATCCGCTCTTCCTGCAGGCCAAGGAGGCCGACACCTCCGTGCTCGCCGCCCACATCGGCGCGAGCAGATACCGCAACCAGGGCGAGCGCGTGGTCTCCGGGCAGCGGCTGATGCAGGCGGCGAGCGACATCTTCCTCGGCTGGGAGCGGGTGGACGGGATCGACGGCAAGCAGCGCGACTTCTACATCCGCCAGTTGCGCGACTGGAAGGGCATCGCGATGCCGGAGACGATGTCGCCCGCACAGTTGGAGACGTTCGGTGAGGTGTGCGGCATCACCCTCGCCCGTGCGCACGCCCGGTCGGGAGACCGCATCGCGATCGCCGCGTACCTGGGCCGCAGTGAATCCTTCGACCGGGCGCTCGTCACCTTCGCCGAGGCTTACGCAGACCAGAACGAACGCGACCACCAGGCCCTGGTCGACGCGGTACACGCAGGCCGACTGCCTGCACAGGAACTCCCCGCAGCCTGA
- a CDS encoding carboxylate-amine ligase, which produces MITVGVEEEYLLVAPETLLPTPLVQEVRATARLAPIAEEREVQDELLQAQIEVATAVCTALEEVGGHLLRLRHAVASAAQANGCRIAISATSPVRDAVPVPITSTARYVKMQQEARLLVDEQLICGMHVHVGMPDRETGVAVLNRLRGWLPTLLAMSANGPLWDGRDTGFASWRTIIFGRWPVSGPPPHFAGLADYEARADALVGPGVIPDRGQLYWQARLSERYPTIEVRCCDVQLEADDAVMLAGVVRGLAATAIAEEKAGVAHTPCRPELLQAATWHAARHGISSTLVDPNGRLRSSGDVLCALLRYIGPALEDNGDHREVTSLVHRLLQRGTSADRQRRALAEAGLPAVGALITSGATTA; this is translated from the coding sequence ATGATCACTGTTGGGGTCGAAGAGGAGTACCTGCTGGTCGCCCCGGAGACACTCCTTCCCACACCGCTCGTGCAGGAGGTGCGTGCCACGGCCCGCCTGGCACCCATCGCGGAAGAGCGAGAGGTCCAGGACGAGCTGCTGCAGGCTCAGATCGAAGTCGCCACCGCCGTGTGCACGGCTCTCGAGGAGGTGGGAGGGCATCTTCTGCGGTTGCGCCACGCGGTCGCCTCCGCCGCGCAGGCGAACGGCTGCCGCATCGCCATCTCTGCCACCTCGCCGGTCAGGGATGCCGTACCCGTACCCATCACCAGCACGGCGAGATATGTGAAGATGCAGCAAGAGGCCCGATTGCTGGTCGACGAGCAGCTGATCTGCGGAATGCACGTCCATGTGGGGATGCCCGACCGCGAGACCGGGGTGGCTGTCCTGAACCGGCTGCGCGGCTGGCTTCCCACGCTGCTGGCGATGTCCGCGAACGGCCCCCTGTGGGACGGGCGGGACACCGGCTTCGCCAGCTGGCGCACGATCATCTTCGGCCGCTGGCCGGTCAGCGGCCCACCGCCGCACTTCGCGGGGCTCGCGGACTACGAGGCGCGGGCCGATGCGCTGGTGGGACCCGGGGTGATCCCGGACCGGGGGCAGCTGTACTGGCAGGCCCGGCTCTCCGAGCGCTACCCGACCATCGAGGTGCGCTGCTGTGACGTGCAGCTGGAGGCGGACGACGCGGTCATGCTTGCCGGCGTCGTCCGCGGGCTCGCCGCCACCGCGATCGCCGAGGAAAAGGCGGGAGTCGCTCACACGCCGTGCCGACCGGAACTCCTGCAAGCGGCAACATGGCATGCGGCCCGGCACGGGATCAGCAGCACGCTGGTGGACCCGAACGGGCGACTGCGAAGCAGCGGGGACGTGCTATGCGCGCTCCTGCGGTACATCGGCCCCGCCCTTGAAGACAACGGTGACCACCGCGAGGTGACCTCGCTCGTCCATCGGCTGCTCCAGCGGGGAACGTCGGCCGACCGCCAGCGCCGCGCCTTGGCGGAAGCCGGCCTCCCGGCGGTCGGCGCCCTGATCACCTCAGGAGCCACCACCGCCTGA